A single Candoia aspera isolate rCanAsp1 chromosome 7, rCanAsp1.hap2, whole genome shotgun sequence DNA region contains:
- the CREBL2 gene encoding cAMP-responsive element-binding protein-like 2 yields the protein MDEGKVGGGKVKKPGKRGRKPAKIDLKAKLERSRQSARECRARKKLRYQYLEELVSSRERAICALREELEMYKQWCMAMDQGKIPSEIKALLSGEEQSKPQQNVGKMAKAVKGDANSRGSW from the exons ATGGACGAGGGCAAG GTAGGTGGTGGCAAAGTGAAGAAACCAGGTAAACGGGGCCGTAAACCAGCTAAAATAGATTTGAAAGCCAAACTCGAGAGAAGCCGGCAGAGCGCGAGGGAATGCAGAGCGAGGAAGAAACTGAGGTACCAGTATCTGGAAGAGCTGGTTTCAAGCCGAGAAAGAGCCATCTGTGCTCTtagagaagaactggaaatg TACAAGCAGTGGTGCATGGCAATGGATCAAGGGAAAATCCCCTCTGAAATTAAAGCCCTCCTGAGCGGAGAAGAGCAAAGTAAACCTCAGCAGAATGTGGGCAAGATGGCCAAAGCCGTAAAGGGGGACGCCAATAGCCGTGGTTCTT gGTGA
- the GPR19 gene encoding probable G-protein coupled receptor 19, whose product MLLSKDMDPHTTHLLTPPSGLLRQSHPEAGTSNPLGSHEAAALSKEPGLEGNSTALQYGLMPGEIVIASLLWGVLWLFSVFGNSLVCLVIYRSRRTQSTTNYFVVSMACADLLISVGCTPFVLFQLASDRWTFGSMMCKAIRYFQYLTPGVQIYVLLSICIDRFYTIVYPLSFKVTREKAKKMIAASWIFNAALMSPAFIWGGLDRDNHCRFFPPYSWDRTVYSIIHVLVAFLIPSVLIILFYQKVIKHIWRIGTEGRTVRRTMNVVPRTKVKTIKMFLMLNALFLLSWLPFYVVQLWHPLETDRRRNSLVFLTVTWISFSSSALKPTLYSAYNANFRRGIKETFCMSSMKCYRSNAYTITASSKVAKKNYVGISEIPAAPKTVSKDSIYDSFNREAKEKKLAWPINSNPPNTFV is encoded by the coding sequence ATGCTGCTCTCCAAAGACATGGATCCCCACACCACTCATCTCCTCACCCCACCCTCAGGCCTCCTGCGACAGAGCCACCCTGAGGCAGGAACCTCGAACCCTTTGGGAAGCCACGAGGCCGCTGCCTTGTCCAAGGAACCTGGGTTGGAGGGCAACAGTACCGCTTTGCAGTATGGGTTGATGCCTGGAGAAATTGTTATCGCCAGCTTGCTCTGGGGTGTGTTGTGGTTATTCTCTGTCTTCGGAAACTCCCTGGTTTGCCTCGTCATCTACCGGAGCAGAAGGACCCAGTCGACCACCAATTATTTTGTGGTTTCCATGGCCTGCGCAGACTTGCTGATTAGCGTCGGGTGCACCCCGTTTGTACTGTTCCAGTTAGCCTCCGACCGATGGACTTTTGGGAGCATGATGTGCAAGGCAATAAGGTATTTTCAGTATCTCACCCCTGGGGTTCAAATTTATGTCTTGCTGTCCATCTGCATTGACAGGTTCTACACTATTGTCTACCCGCTAAGTTTCAAAGTGACGAGGGAAAAGGCTAAGAAAATGATTGCGGCATCTTGGATCTTCAACGCGGCCTTGATGTCTCCAGCTTTCATCTGGGGGGGCTTGGACAGAGACAATCACTGCAGATTCTTCCCCCCCTATTCTTGGGACAGGACTGTTTACAGTATCATTCACGTGTTAGTAGCCTTTCTGATTCCATCGGTTCTCATCATCCTCTTTTACCAAAAAGTAATCAAGCACATTTGGAGGATCGGCACCGAGGGCAGAACAGTCCGGAGGACCATGAATGTTGTCCCCAGGACAAAAGTGAAAACAATCAAAATGTTCCTGATGCTAAATGCTCTCTTTCTCCTCTCATGGCTCCCATTTTATGTGGTTCAGCTTTGGCACCCACTTGAGACAGACCGTAGgagaaactccctggtttttttgACGGTGACTTGGATATCGTTTAGTTCCTCAGCCTTGAAACCCACGTTGTATTCGGCGTACAATGCCAACTTCAGGAGGGGGATCAAGGAGACTTTCTGCATGTCCTCCATGAAATGTTATCGGAGTAACGCATACACCATCACGGCCAGCTCCAAGGTGGCCAAAAAAAATTACGTGGGGATCTCAGAAATCCCTGCTGCACCAAAAACTGTTTCCAAAGACTCCATATATGATTCTTTCAATAgagaagcaaaagagaaaaaacttgCCTGGCCTATTAATTCTAACCCACCAAATACATTTGTGTAA